A part of Tessaracoccus timonensis genomic DNA contains:
- a CDS encoding response regulator transcription factor, translating to MIRVALVDDQQLVRAGFAMVIDSQPDLEVVLQCSDGAEAVAQIPTANVDVVLMDVRMPGVDGITATEQLAARPEGDATPKIIILTTFDLDEYVLRAIKAGASGFLLKDTPPEVMLGAIRTVHAGDAVMAPSSTKRLLDHLVGMLPDEERATPAALDVLTDREREVLVLMARGLSNQEIAAELYVAEATVKTHVGRTLMKLDARDRVQAVVVAYETGLVTPGH from the coding sequence ATGATCCGCGTCGCACTCGTCGATGACCAACAGCTCGTCCGAGCCGGGTTCGCCATGGTGATCGACTCCCAACCCGACCTCGAGGTGGTGCTGCAATGCAGCGACGGCGCCGAGGCCGTCGCGCAGATCCCGACGGCGAATGTCGACGTCGTGCTCATGGATGTGCGCATGCCTGGGGTCGACGGCATCACCGCCACCGAACAGCTCGCTGCCCGCCCCGAAGGCGACGCGACACCGAAAATCATCATCCTCACCACGTTCGACCTCGACGAGTACGTGCTGCGCGCTATCAAGGCGGGCGCGTCGGGGTTTCTCCTGAAAGACACCCCGCCCGAGGTCATGCTGGGCGCCATCCGCACCGTCCATGCGGGCGACGCGGTGATGGCGCCGTCGTCGACGAAACGCCTCCTCGACCACCTCGTCGGCATGCTCCCCGACGAGGAACGCGCCACCCCCGCTGCGCTCGACGTGCTCACCGACCGCGAGCGCGAGGTGCTCGTGCTGATGGCCCGTGGGCTCAGCAATCAGGAAATCGCCGCCGAGTTGTACGTCGCGGAGGCCACGGTGAAGACACACGTCGGGCGAACCCTGATGAAGCTCGACGCCCGCGACCGCGTGCAGGCCGTGGTTGTGGCGTACGAAACCGGGCTGGTCACCCCTGGGCATTGA